Proteins co-encoded in one Synechococcus elongatus PCC 6301 genomic window:
- the petL gene encoding cytochrome b6-f complex subunit PetL, which produces MGAVFFGLVLGGGIFTAIALLFGLRAVKLI; this is translated from the coding sequence ATGGGCGCAGTCTTTTTTGGCTTGGTTCTTGGCGGTGGCATTTTTACTGCGATCGCGCTGCTGTTCGGCCTGCGCGCTGTCAAGCTCATCTAA
- a CDS encoding helix-turn-helix domain-containing protein, translating to MEAQLRQWMQAQGLTSWRSLAQQSGVSERVLQRLRQGQGDSLTWKQLAAIAAVLQIDVAKLVEPESARQTPAPIASTSDRETFEQDGLHRLEPWLLNWPRAAWAAQQRSDLPAERLLPLLQPLEQLLKDWQVETLGTIGQEFAFDPSWQLLREGQAEPGDRVVIWRPGYRWRDRLIQRAEVDRLS from the coding sequence ATGGAAGCCCAGTTGCGGCAGTGGATGCAGGCACAAGGCCTCACCAGTTGGCGATCGCTCGCTCAGCAAAGTGGCGTCTCTGAGCGAGTCTTGCAGCGCCTGCGACAAGGTCAAGGCGACTCACTCACTTGGAAACAATTAGCGGCGATCGCGGCTGTCCTTCAGATCGATGTTGCCAAGTTAGTCGAGCCGGAATCAGCCCGCCAGACTCCTGCCCCGATCGCTTCAACCAGCGATCGCGAAACCTTTGAGCAGGATGGGCTGCATCGCTTGGAGCCGTGGCTATTGAACTGGCCCCGCGCCGCTTGGGCTGCTCAACAGCGATCGGATTTACCCGCAGAGCGACTGTTGCCCTTGCTGCAACCGCTGGAGCAGTTGTTGAAAGACTGGCAAGTTGAAACCCTCGGGACGATCGGCCAGGAGTTCGCCTTTGATCCCAGTTGGCAATTGCTGCGCGAGGGTCAGGCCGAGCCAGGCGATCGCGTTGTGATTTGGCGACCGGGGTATCGTTGGCGCGATCGCTTGATCCAGCGGGCGGAAGTCGATCGTTTGTCCTGA
- a CDS encoding cupin domain-containing protein — protein sequence MALVRQVEVLPVESFRSGTAQFFAPQTCDQTMVVELGAEQVEDLFVHHFQTDQLMVLQGQFVLVVLENRRYRYLPLSDPKREVVRIPPGIPHGAVNLSGEPCLLVNAVIRHGEPCDRDYRPLQPPLPYDWAAIQQALQSLRSPRQPQPLPRQRNRDQGTSGHLAQSGASHS from the coding sequence ATGGCCTTAGTTCGACAAGTTGAAGTTCTTCCCGTCGAAAGCTTTCGTAGCGGTACTGCTCAGTTTTTTGCGCCCCAAACCTGCGATCAAACCATGGTGGTTGAGCTCGGTGCAGAGCAGGTGGAAGACTTATTTGTCCATCACTTCCAAACCGACCAACTAATGGTGCTACAGGGTCAGTTCGTTCTAGTCGTGCTAGAAAATCGGCGCTATCGCTATCTACCCCTGAGCGATCCCAAACGGGAAGTGGTGCGGATTCCGCCGGGGATTCCCCACGGAGCAGTCAATCTCAGTGGCGAACCTTGCCTACTAGTCAATGCGGTTATTCGCCATGGGGAACCGTGCGATCGCGATTATCGACCGCTGCAGCCTCCCCTGCCCTACGACTGGGCAGCCATTCAGCAGGCATTGCAGAGCCTGCGATCGCCGCGCCAGCCGCAACCACTACCTAGACAAAGGAATCGAGATCAAGGGACTTCAGGCCACCTTGCTCAATCTGGCGCATCACATTCGTAA
- a CDS encoding deoxyribodipyrimidine photo-lyase, 8-HDF type codes for MAAPILFWHRRDLRLSDNIGLAAARAQSAQLIGLFCLDPQILQSADMAPARVAYLQGCLQELQQRYQQAGSRLLLLQGDPQHLIPQLAQQLQAEAVYWNQDIEPYGRDRDGQVAAALKTAGIRAVQLWDQLLHSPDQILSGSGNPYSVYGPFWKNWQAQPKPTPVATPTELVDLSPEQLTAIAPLLLSELPTLKQLGFDWDGGFPVEPGETAAIARLQEFCDRAIADYDPQRNFPAEAGTSGLSPALKFGAIGIRQAWRAASAAHALSRSDEARNSIRVWQQELAWREFYQHALYHFPSLADGPYRSLWQQFPWENREALFTAWTQAQTGYPIVDAAMRQLTETGWMHNRCWMIVASFLTKDLIIDWRRGEQFFMQHLVDGDLAANNGGWQWSASSGMDPKPLRIFNPASQAKKFDATATYIKRWLPELRHVHPKDLISGEITPIGRRGYPAPIVNHNLRQKQFKALYNQLKAAIAEPEAEPDS; via the coding sequence GTGGCGGCTCCGATTCTGTTTTGGCACCGGCGTGACCTGCGCCTCAGCGACAACATTGGTCTGGCGGCGGCGCGGGCACAATCAGCGCAGCTGATCGGTCTGTTTTGCCTCGACCCTCAGATTCTCCAGAGTGCTGACATGGCGCCAGCACGGGTTGCCTACCTGCAGGGCTGCCTACAGGAACTCCAGCAGCGTTATCAACAGGCGGGCAGTCGGCTGCTATTGCTCCAAGGGGATCCACAACACCTGATCCCGCAACTGGCGCAGCAGCTTCAGGCGGAAGCAGTTTATTGGAACCAAGACATTGAACCCTACGGCCGCGATCGCGATGGGCAGGTCGCAGCCGCTCTGAAAACGGCAGGCATTCGGGCTGTTCAACTCTGGGATCAACTGCTCCATAGCCCCGATCAAATCCTCAGCGGCAGCGGTAATCCCTACAGCGTCTACGGGCCGTTTTGGAAAAATTGGCAGGCTCAGCCCAAGCCCACGCCGGTTGCCACACCGACAGAACTGGTCGATCTCTCACCAGAGCAACTAACTGCGATCGCACCTCTGCTGTTGTCGGAACTACCGACCCTGAAGCAGCTTGGCTTTGACTGGGACGGGGGTTTTCCAGTGGAGCCGGGGGAAACAGCGGCGATCGCCCGTCTTCAAGAATTTTGCGATCGCGCGATCGCCGACTACGATCCCCAGCGCAATTTTCCGGCGGAAGCAGGAACCTCGGGCTTGAGTCCCGCTTTGAAATTCGGGGCGATCGGTATTCGTCAGGCTTGGCGGGCTGCCAGTGCAGCCCATGCCCTCAGCCGCAGCGACGAAGCCCGCAACAGCATTCGCGTTTGGCAGCAGGAACTCGCTTGGCGGGAGTTCTATCAGCATGCGCTCTACCATTTCCCGAGCCTGGCCGATGGTCCCTATCGCTCGCTCTGGCAGCAATTCCCTTGGGAAAATCGCGAGGCTCTGTTCACGGCTTGGACCCAGGCGCAAACGGGCTATCCGATTGTTGATGCAGCGATGCGCCAACTGACTGAAACCGGCTGGATGCACAACCGTTGCTGGATGATTGTTGCCAGCTTTTTGACCAAGGATTTGATCATCGACTGGCGGCGTGGGGAGCAGTTCTTTATGCAGCACTTGGTCGATGGCGATCTGGCTGCAAATAACGGCGGTTGGCAGTGGAGCGCTTCCAGTGGCATGGATCCCAAACCGCTGCGGATTTTCAATCCTGCTAGTCAGGCCAAGAAGTTTGATGCCACGGCGACCTACATCAAACGTTGGCTGCCAGAACTGCGCCATGTCCATCCCAAGGACTTGATCAGTGGGGAGATCACGCCGATTGGACGCCGAGGCTATCCTGCCCCGATCGTGAATCACAACCTGCGCCAGAAACAGTTCAAGGCGCTCTACAACCAGCTCAAAGCGGCTATCGCTGAACCTGAGGCTGAGCCCGATTCATAG
- a CDS encoding Hsp70 family protein: MAIALDFGTSNTVVARWNTETQSPELLSLTNLSQRGSQTPPLIPSLLYVEEATMPRLLAGQAVRDQGRDRPQDSRFFRSFKRGIGAEVTGFLPDLDGVCPDFEQVGQWFLDTVIAALEPGDRDGADLVLTVPVDSFENYRLWLSRVAQQWPVDRVRLIDEPTAAALGYGVEQQSPILVFDFGGGTLDLALIELGQTTSKVRSPLGFILKWGDQSFGDNSGQRPQLARVLAKAGRNLGGNDLDDWLTDYFAKQLNTAPTRVLTRLAERIKIQLSTTPEASEVYFDDETLQSLQLQLDRSQFQQILHDRGFSEQLDELLESVLQQGRRQGINPDAIAAVLMVGGSAQIPAVQDWLAGYFPTEKIRCDRPFEAVACGALQLAQGLEVRDFLYHSYGIRYWNHRSQRHDWHPLIPPGQAYPMAEPVELVLGASVAQQPSMELVLGELSQDRGATEIFFDGDRLITRRIGPDRTAAKALNDSETARTIARLDPPGDPGVDRLRLQFWVDRDRFLRVTIEDLLTLETVVENQVVIQL, translated from the coding sequence GTGGCGATCGCGCTGGATTTCGGCACCAGTAATACTGTGGTGGCGCGTTGGAATACAGAAACGCAATCGCCGGAATTGCTGTCGCTGACCAATCTCAGTCAGCGGGGCTCCCAAACCCCACCACTGATTCCCAGTCTGCTCTACGTCGAAGAAGCGACGATGCCCCGTTTGCTCGCAGGGCAAGCTGTGCGCGATCAAGGGCGCGATCGCCCGCAGGATTCCCGTTTTTTTCGCAGTTTTAAGCGCGGGATTGGGGCAGAAGTTACGGGCTTTCTGCCGGATTTAGATGGTGTCTGCCCTGACTTTGAACAGGTCGGCCAGTGGTTTTTGGACACAGTGATTGCTGCTTTAGAACCGGGCGATCGCGACGGCGCTGACCTCGTGCTGACGGTGCCCGTCGATAGCTTTGAGAACTATCGGCTGTGGCTGAGTCGCGTGGCACAACAGTGGCCGGTCGATCGCGTCCGCTTGATTGACGAACCAACGGCGGCAGCGCTGGGCTACGGTGTCGAGCAGCAGTCGCCCATTCTGGTCTTTGACTTTGGCGGTGGCACCCTCGATCTCGCCTTAATTGAGTTGGGACAGACTACCTCCAAGGTGCGATCGCCCTTGGGTTTCATCCTCAAATGGGGCGACCAATCTTTTGGCGACAACAGCGGTCAGCGCCCGCAACTGGCGCGGGTGCTAGCAAAAGCAGGTCGAAACCTTGGCGGCAATGATCTCGATGACTGGCTGACCGACTACTTTGCGAAACAACTGAATACGGCTCCAACGCGTGTCCTGACGCGCTTAGCGGAGCGGATCAAAATCCAGCTTTCGACAACGCCTGAGGCGAGCGAAGTCTACTTTGATGACGAAACGCTGCAAAGCCTACAACTACAGCTTGATCGCTCGCAATTTCAGCAGATTCTGCACGATCGCGGCTTCTCTGAACAACTGGATGAATTGCTCGAATCAGTCCTCCAGCAAGGTCGCCGCCAAGGCATTAATCCTGATGCGATTGCAGCTGTTCTGATGGTCGGTGGCAGCGCCCAAATTCCTGCTGTGCAAGACTGGCTGGCGGGTTATTTCCCGACTGAAAAGATTCGCTGCGATCGCCCCTTTGAGGCGGTAGCTTGCGGTGCTTTGCAACTGGCGCAAGGGCTAGAAGTCCGCGATTTTCTCTATCACAGCTACGGCATTCGCTACTGGAACCATCGCAGTCAGCGCCATGATTGGCATCCACTGATTCCGCCCGGCCAAGCCTACCCGATGGCGGAACCGGTCGAGCTAGTGCTGGGGGCTTCGGTGGCGCAACAACCCAGCATGGAATTAGTCCTCGGTGAACTGAGTCAGGATCGCGGCGCGACGGAGATTTTCTTTGATGGCGATCGCCTGATTACGCGCCGGATTGGGCCCGATCGCACGGCAGCAAAGGCGCTGAATGATAGCGAAACCGCCCGCACGATCGCCCGACTTGATCCACCCGGCGATCCGGGGGTTGACCGTCTACGGCTCCAGTTCTGGGTTGATCGCGATCGTTTTTTGCGGGTGACGATTGAAGATCTGCTGACCCTGGAAACCGTGGTTGAGAATCAAGTGGTGATCCAGCTTTAG